A section of the bacterium genome encodes:
- a CDS encoding DUF309 domain-containing protein, with the protein MELKHALSAVALRAVENPADAPTANALAAYARLGGGHPVPGADVARALGTTPDDVWQRLTESGLFDAAAGGDRPALAAAYAPHAAYFARQAVRLAEAVRILGEGAPPGMPDVVRRGVALFNAGLFYECHEYLEGAWRAARGQDRAFYHSLIQAAAACYHDEKGNRHGARVLASKAAEKLRAFAPAHDGIDVAALLAGLEVLCAGAASGVPRPRNRSDLPVITLAADAGA; encoded by the coding sequence GTGGAGCTGAAGCACGCGCTTTCCGCAGTTGCGCTCCGCGCGGTCGAAAACCCCGCGGACGCCCCCACGGCGAACGCGCTCGCGGCGTATGCCCGGCTCGGCGGAGGTCACCCGGTGCCGGGTGCAGACGTTGCCCGCGCGCTCGGGACCACGCCCGACGACGTGTGGCAGCGCCTCACGGAGTCCGGTCTGTTCGACGCTGCGGCGGGAGGGGATCGTCCGGCGCTCGCTGCCGCCTACGCGCCGCACGCGGCGTACTTTGCGAGACAGGCCGTCCGCCTCGCTGAAGCCGTTCGGATCCTCGGGGAAGGCGCACCGCCCGGAATGCCGGACGTCGTGCGCCGCGGCGTCGCCCTGTTCAACGCCGGACTGTTCTACGAATGCCACGAATACCTTGAAGGCGCTTGGCGGGCCGCCCGCGGGCAGGACCGCGCATTCTACCATAGCCTGATCCAGGCCGCCGCCGCGTGTTACCACGACGAGAAAGGGAACCGCCACGGTGCCCGCGTCCTGGCCAGTAAGGCTGCCGAGAAGCTCCGCGCCTTCGCGCCGGCCCACGACGGCATCGACGTGGCGGCGCTCCTCGCCGGGCTCGAGGTGTTGTGCGCCGGGGCCGCCTCGGGCGTGCCGCGCCCACGCAACCGGAGCGACCTGCCGGTGATCACGCTCGCGGCGGATGCCGGCGCGTAG
- a CDS encoding class I SAM-dependent methyltransferase has protein sequence MSIYRRFAEAYAKAERGRFSLELVPWVTAVFERYEASPASLVDVACGAGEFAVAMARRGLSVTGVDQSPEMLALARQSAAASGVTVALLEQDMRELRLSAPVDAATCLYDSLNYLVSEPELHRAMSAVASALRPGGCFLFDMNTLRGLAERWGNRTWVIQDADDAFEADQSHFDYDTGIATLRVNAFLHRREGLYERIEEIHRERGYPVPLIDEALGAAGFEILGRWSSPAFAEVTPDTGRVFYAARRG, from the coding sequence ATGAGCATCTACCGGCGGTTCGCGGAGGCCTACGCCAAAGCCGAGCGCGGGCGCTTCAGCCTTGAGTTGGTACCCTGGGTCACGGCGGTGTTCGAACGATACGAGGCGTCCCCTGCCTCCCTCGTCGATGTCGCGTGCGGGGCCGGCGAGTTCGCCGTCGCGATGGCGCGCCGGGGGCTCTCGGTCACCGGCGTGGACCAGTCCCCGGAGATGCTCGCGCTCGCGCGGCAAAGCGCGGCGGCCAGCGGCGTGACGGTGGCCCTGTTGGAGCAGGATATGCGCGAGCTGCGCCTGTCCGCGCCGGTGGACGCCGCGACGTGCCTCTACGACAGCCTCAACTACCTCGTGAGCGAGCCTGAGCTGCACCGGGCGATGTCTGCCGTCGCCTCCGCGCTCCGCCCCGGCGGGTGCTTCCTCTTCGACATGAACACGCTGCGCGGCCTCGCCGAGCGCTGGGGGAACCGCACGTGGGTGATTCAGGACGCCGACGATGCGTTCGAAGCCGACCAGAGTCACTTCGACTACGACACCGGCATCGCCACGCTGCGGGTCAACGCCTTCCTGCACAGGCGGGAGGGCCTGTACGAGCGCATCGAAGAGATCCACCGCGAACGAGGCTACCCCGTGCCGCTGATCGACGAGGCGCTCGGGGCAGCCGGCTTCGAGATCCTCGGCCGCTGGAGCAGCCCGGCGTTCGCCGAGGTTACCCCGGATACCGGCCGCGTCTTCTACGCGGCCCGCCGCGGCTAA
- a CDS encoding Zn-dependent hydrolase: MAVRIDEERLRARLTELAEIGRTPDGGVSRFSYGTEHAAAVRRVARWMREAGAEPAVDVWGNLFGVVPGEAGALPPIAAGSHLDTVPNGGKFDGALGVLAAVEAAAALRDAGVRPKHTLLLVAFAEEEGTSYGVGCLGSLGVVGRAPALEGLHDAAGQSAADALRAFDTGLPRRSMPMPMAAYLELHIEQGPVLAARETPLAAVDAIVGIARAVFEFTGEANHAGTTPMDMRRDALWGAADLVGAVRTIVRDTGGRAVGTVGRLELSPGATNVVPGRAAATVELRSSDARLLESLRERVESDGRACAARYGLALEVRAWRSDTPVPLNRSIHDEIVAAAGDLGWPIVTMSSWAGHDAKILGALVPTGMIFVPSVGGVSHSPREQTAWDDVARGAQVLCRAMERLDRSQAA; encoded by the coding sequence GTGGCAGTGCGGATCGATGAGGAGCGGCTGCGCGCGCGCTTGACCGAACTCGCCGAGATCGGACGGACGCCCGACGGGGGTGTCAGCCGCTTCTCGTACGGCACGGAGCACGCGGCCGCAGTGCGGCGCGTTGCGCGTTGGATGCGCGAGGCCGGGGCCGAGCCGGCCGTGGACGTCTGGGGAAACCTGTTCGGCGTCGTGCCGGGAGAGGCGGGCGCGCTGCCCCCGATCGCCGCCGGCTCGCACCTCGATACCGTGCCAAACGGCGGGAAGTTCGACGGGGCGCTCGGGGTGCTCGCGGCCGTGGAAGCTGCGGCAGCGCTTCGCGATGCGGGGGTCCGGCCGAAGCACACCCTGCTGCTCGTCGCGTTCGCCGAGGAAGAGGGGACCTCGTACGGCGTGGGGTGTCTCGGCTCGTTGGGCGTGGTGGGCCGGGCGCCGGCCCTGGAGGGGCTGCACGACGCCGCGGGACAGTCGGCGGCCGACGCCCTTCGCGCGTTCGATACGGGCTTGCCCCGCCGCTCGATGCCCATGCCGATGGCCGCGTACTTGGAACTGCACATCGAGCAGGGCCCGGTACTGGCCGCGCGCGAAACACCGCTTGCCGCCGTGGATGCGATCGTGGGTATCGCGCGGGCGGTGTTCGAGTTCACGGGCGAGGCGAACCACGCCGGGACGACGCCCATGGACATGCGCCGGGATGCGTTATGGGGTGCGGCGGACCTCGTGGGCGCCGTGCGCACGATCGTGCGCGATACGGGAGGGCGGGCTGTCGGGACGGTCGGGCGCCTCGAGCTCTCCCCCGGCGCGACGAACGTGGTGCCAGGTCGCGCCGCGGCCACGGTTGAGCTCCGCAGCTCGGACGCCAGGCTGCTCGAGTCCCTGCGCGAGCGCGTCGAATCCGACGGCCGCGCGTGCGCCGCACGGTATGGTCTGGCCCTGGAGGTGCGCGCATGGCGGTCCGACACGCCCGTGCCGCTGAACCGCAGCATCCACGACGAAATCGTGGCCGCCGCCGGCGATCTCGGCTGGCCGATCGTGACCATGTCGAGCTGGGCGGGGCACGATGCCAAGATCCTGGGTGCGCTGGTGCCGACGGGCATGATCTTCGTGCCGAGCGTTGGCGGCGTGAGCCACTCGCCGCGCGAGCAGACCGCGTGGGACGATGTGGCGCGCGGCGCGCAGGTGCTGTGCCGGGCCATGGAGCGGCTCGACCGCTCGCAGGCCGCGTAG
- a CDS encoding P1 family peptidase, which produces MGRARLRDLGITIGHLPTGPHNAITDVPSVQVGHRTLISDTPRIVRTGVTMVVPRGGGIWEDYAFAGVHSFNGCGEMTGVAWIEESGMLETPIGITNTHAVGVVRDALVAYGVEHGHVPRFTLPVVAETFDGWLNDINAFTVTQAAALEALSAAAGGAVAEGSVGGGTGMRCHGFKGGIGTSSRVVTVAGGAFTIGALVQANYGAMRHLRIDGAPVGRELAPRWETAEPAAPPAGSIIAIVATDAPLVAGQCRRLAQRATVGLARVGGLGHNSSGDLFLAFATGNHLPADVPAVHEIRMLPNAHLDLFFEGVADAVEESILNALVAAETMRGFRGTLHALPLDEVRAVMKRHRPRATADGGA; this is translated from the coding sequence ATGGGCCGCGCCCGCCTCCGGGATCTCGGGATCACCATCGGGCACCTTCCGACCGGACCGCACAACGCCATCACCGACGTACCAAGCGTGCAGGTCGGCCACCGAACGCTGATCTCGGACACGCCGCGGATCGTGCGCACCGGCGTGACGATGGTCGTGCCCCGCGGGGGCGGCATTTGGGAGGACTACGCCTTCGCCGGCGTGCATTCGTTCAACGGGTGCGGAGAGATGACCGGCGTCGCCTGGATCGAGGAATCGGGGATGCTGGAGACCCCGATCGGCATCACTAATACCCACGCGGTCGGCGTGGTACGCGACGCGCTCGTCGCGTACGGCGTCGAGCACGGCCACGTGCCGCGCTTCACGCTGCCGGTCGTCGCGGAGACCTTCGACGGCTGGCTCAACGACATCAACGCGTTTACGGTCACGCAGGCGGCCGCGCTCGAGGCGTTGAGCGCTGCGGCCGGTGGTGCGGTCGCCGAGGGGAGCGTCGGCGGCGGGACTGGGATGCGGTGCCACGGTTTCAAGGGCGGCATCGGCACGTCATCGCGGGTGGTCACCGTCGCCGGCGGTGCGTTCACGATCGGAGCGCTGGTGCAGGCCAACTACGGCGCGATGCGCCACCTGCGCATCGACGGGGCGCCGGTCGGACGCGAGCTGGCGCCCCGATGGGAGACGGCCGAGCCCGCCGCCCCCCCTGCCGGCTCGATCATCGCGATCGTCGCCACCGATGCCCCGCTTGTGGCCGGCCAGTGCAGACGCCTGGCGCAGCGGGCCACCGTCGGGTTGGCCCGCGTCGGCGGACTGGGACACAATTCCAGCGGGGATCTCTTCCTGGCGTTCGCGACGGGCAACCATCTCCCCGCAGACGTGCCGGCCGTGCACGAGATCCGCATGCTGCCGAACGCGCACCTCGATCTGTTCTTCGAGGGTGTGGCGGATGCCGTTGAGGAGTCCATCCTCAACGCGCTGGTGGCCGCGGAGACGATGCGGGGATTTCGGGGGACGCTGCACGCGCTTCCGCTAGACGAGGTCCGGGCGGTCATGAAGCGCCACCGTCCGCGTGCTACCGCGGACGGCGGCGCTTAG
- a CDS encoding GNAT family N-acetyltransferase — protein MANSAGLRIRPGTARDIQVIWTLIRGLAAYERRRHAVKATARRLRRDGFGRRPYFKTLICLRDREPVGFALYFFAYSTFLGRPILYLEDLFVVPRDRGRGAGKALLAALAAVAVRAGCGRMAWSVLRWNAPAIAFYRRLGAGSRDAWTLMSLSGPALRRLARGHVADGGATRRARRRTST, from the coding sequence ATGGCCAACTCCGCGGGGCTCCGCATCCGCCCCGGCACAGCGCGGGACATCCAGGTGATCTGGACGCTGATCCGCGGCCTTGCGGCGTACGAGCGCAGGCGGCACGCGGTCAAAGCGACCGCGCGCCGCCTGCGCCGCGACGGTTTCGGGCGGCGCCCCTACTTCAAGACCTTGATCTGCCTCAGGGACCGGGAACCGGTGGGGTTTGCGCTCTACTTCTTCGCGTACTCGACGTTCCTCGGGCGCCCGATCCTGTATCTTGAGGACCTGTTCGTCGTACCTCGCGACCGGGGGCGCGGGGCCGGCAAAGCGCTGCTCGCCGCGCTGGCCGCGGTCGCGGTCCGGGCCGGATGCGGGCGCATGGCGTGGAGCGTGCTACGATGGAACGCCCCGGCGATCGCGTTCTACCGGCGGCTCGGCGCAGGCTCTCGCGACGCCTGGACGCTGATGTCCCTTAGCGGCCCCGCGCTGCGGCGCCTCGCGCGGGGCCACGTTGCCGACGGGGGCGCCACGCGCCGCGCGCGGAGGAGAACTAGCACGTAG
- a CDS encoding DUF72 domain-containing protein translates to MDASQLSLLGESGPGPIHGRIYVGTCSWAEKSFAKSDFYPRGVRNASDRLRYYATRFPTVEVDASYFALLPPAYSRRWVEETPAGFIMHAKAFGLFTGHAVAASRLPPGLAALLPSRLHSAEVRLRDAPEEFVNACWDQFRAFLAPLADAGRLGYVLFQLPPSARFSEAALDEVHAWTQQLPGYRVAVEYRHRDWSRHPEALERLARERCAYVVVDLPDLPWLMPRVEAVTSNWAVVRLHGRNREGWARAGASTDERYDYEYGAEELRDWAGVAARLSERAERVFLMFNNHVRGNMARNADALRVLLEGSG, encoded by the coding sequence GTGGACGCTAGCCAGCTCTCGCTCCTCGGCGAGTCGGGACCCGGACCGATCCACGGCCGGATCTACGTCGGCACGTGCTCCTGGGCGGAGAAGTCGTTTGCGAAAAGCGACTTCTATCCGCGGGGCGTTCGGAACGCCTCGGACCGGCTTCGGTACTACGCGACGCGGTTTCCCACGGTCGAGGTCGATGCCTCGTACTTCGCGCTGCTGCCCCCCGCGTACAGCCGGCGGTGGGTCGAGGAGACGCCAGCGGGGTTTATCATGCACGCGAAGGCGTTTGGGCTCTTCACGGGTCACGCCGTGGCGGCGTCGCGCCTCCCCCCGGGGCTCGCCGCGCTGTTGCCCTCGCGGTTGCATTCAGCCGAGGTCAGGCTCCGCGACGCGCCCGAAGAATTCGTAAACGCGTGCTGGGATCAGTTCCGCGCGTTTCTCGCGCCGCTCGCGGACGCAGGCCGCCTCGGTTACGTGCTCTTTCAACTACCCCCGAGCGCGCGGTTTTCCGAGGCCGCGCTCGACGAGGTCCACGCGTGGACGCAGCAGCTTCCCGGGTATCGCGTCGCCGTCGAGTACCGCCACCGGGATTGGTCACGCCATCCGGAGGCGCTCGAGCGTCTCGCCCGCGAGCGGTGCGCCTACGTCGTCGTGGATCTTCCCGACCTGCCCTGGTTGATGCCGCGGGTCGAGGCGGTGACGTCGAACTGGGCGGTCGTGCGGCTGCACGGCCGCAACCGGGAGGGTTGGGCGCGCGCAGGCGCGAGCACCGATGAGCGCTACGACTACGAGTACGGCGCCGAGGAACTTCGCGACTGGGCGGGGGTCGCCGCGCGCTTGAGCGAGCGCGCGGAGCGGGTGTTTCTGATGTTCAACAACCACGTCCGCGGCAACATGGCCCGGAACGCCGACGCGCTTCGGGTGTTGCTGGAGGGGTCGGGTTAG
- a CDS encoding DUF1844 domain-containing protein produces the protein MDDRDRVAAEQGDIETPPASPGEPASARQEAPDTPGPAGEGERAVPIAALGTEEIMISFLGLLAAKAWEGMGLVPAMRTGKVEKDLASARLAIDGYGAVFDLVRGRLPEAPRREMETLLTNLRVNFVDKSTK, from the coding sequence ATGGACGATCGTGACCGCGTGGCGGCAGAGCAGGGCGACATCGAGACACCCCCGGCGTCCCCGGGCGAACCTGCGAGCGCACGCCAGGAGGCCCCGGACACGCCGGGGCCGGCTGGGGAAGGCGAACGGGCCGTTCCGATCGCAGCGCTTGGGACGGAGGAGATCATGATCTCGTTCCTTGGGTTGCTCGCGGCGAAGGCGTGGGAAGGGATGGGGCTCGTTCCCGCGATGCGGACCGGCAAGGTCGAGAAGGATTTGGCGAGCGCGCGGTTGGCTATTGACGGGTACGGCGCCGTGTTCGACCTGGTTCGCGGCCGACTCCCGGAGGCGCCGCGTCGCGAGATGGAGACGCTCCTTACGAATCTGCGCGTAAATTTCGTCGACAAAAGCACCAAATAG
- a CDS encoding thioredoxin domain-containing protein, protein MPNRLGDAASPYLRSAAHQPVEWYPWGGDAFDRARGEDRPILLDIGAVWCHWCHVIDRESYENPEIAALINAHFVPVKVDRDERPDVDVRYQQAVGAISGQGGWPLTAFLTPEGKVFFGGTYFPPDAVAGRPGFKQVLRAVAEFYRTKRDQAHAYADELHQTLQRLADARSSDDTVSPALVDAAIAASERAFDSRHGGFGGAPKFPHTGAIELLLRRYDRTRDPGTLLIVTGTLEHMAHGGVYDQIGGGFHRYSVDASWTVPHFEKMLYDNAELLRNYVHAYQATGNATFRDTARGIVAYVSETLTDTADGGFYASQDADISLEDDGDYYTWTPEEAAAVLPPDEMDAARLAYHLNGRGEMQHDPRRHVLFVATDADAIAPVVGRTAAEIEELLVRAARHLREARAGRPAPFVDRTVYVGWNGMMSSALLDAARGLGDRGPRAAALRALDRIVREAYDSGRGFRHIVGASTAVTGLLDDQVHMARALLDAFEHTGNAAYLRVAEETMAYVMAEFVTPAGAFYDVAGGAAREREAPGLAVPHVPAQDAPTPAGNAVAVMVLDRLWAVTGNAAYRDAAERALRACAPGALEHGLFAATLAYALDAHLDPPLHVVVVGPGDDPRTAALHDAALTTYRPGVIAHLYDPRTASGVLPAPAAALGAASGPPRGYACTATACAPPEADPEALRTTIRSFGRTSAP, encoded by the coding sequence ATGCCCAACCGGCTCGGCGACGCCGCCAGTCCGTACCTGCGGTCGGCCGCCCATCAGCCCGTCGAGTGGTACCCGTGGGGGGGAGACGCGTTCGACCGTGCCCGCGGCGAGGATCGGCCGATCCTGCTCGACATCGGGGCCGTCTGGTGCCACTGGTGTCACGTGATCGACCGCGAATCCTACGAGAACCCCGAGATCGCGGCCCTCATCAACGCCCACTTCGTGCCCGTGAAGGTGGATCGCGACGAGCGCCCCGACGTGGACGTCCGCTACCAGCAAGCCGTCGGCGCCATCAGCGGGCAGGGCGGGTGGCCGTTGACCGCCTTCCTGACGCCCGAGGGCAAGGTGTTCTTCGGGGGCACCTACTTCCCGCCAGACGCTGTGGCCGGCCGGCCCGGGTTCAAGCAGGTGCTCCGGGCCGTCGCCGAGTTCTACCGGACCAAGCGCGACCAGGCCCACGCCTACGCGGACGAACTGCACCAGACGCTCCAGCGCCTCGCCGACGCACGGTCCTCGGACGACACCGTGTCCCCCGCGCTGGTCGACGCGGCGATCGCGGCGAGCGAGCGGGCGTTCGACAGCCGCCACGGCGGGTTCGGCGGCGCGCCGAAGTTTCCCCATACGGGAGCGATCGAGCTGCTCCTGCGTCGGTACGATCGGACGCGCGACCCGGGGACGCTGCTAATCGTCACGGGCACGCTGGAGCACATGGCGCACGGCGGCGTCTACGATCAAATCGGCGGAGGGTTTCACCGGTACTCGGTCGATGCGTCGTGGACCGTGCCGCACTTCGAGAAGATGCTGTACGACAACGCCGAGTTACTGCGCAACTACGTCCATGCCTATCAGGCGACGGGCAACGCCACGTTCCGGGACACCGCGCGGGGGATCGTCGCGTACGTGTCCGAGACATTGACGGACACCGCGGATGGAGGGTTCTACGCGAGCCAGGACGCCGACATCTCGCTCGAGGACGACGGCGACTACTACACGTGGACGCCGGAGGAAGCCGCAGCCGTGCTGCCGCCGGACGAGATGGACGCCGCGCGGCTGGCCTACCATTTGAACGGGCGGGGGGAGATGCAGCATGATCCCCGCCGCCACGTGCTGTTCGTCGCGACGGACGCCGACGCGATCGCCCCGGTGGTCGGCCGGACTGCGGCGGAGATCGAGGAGCTCCTCGTGCGCGCCGCCCGGCATCTTCGGGAGGCGCGCGCGGGCCGTCCCGCGCCGTTTGTCGACCGGACAGTCTACGTGGGGTGGAACGGAATGATGAGCTCCGCGTTGCTCGACGCGGCGCGCGGCCTCGGTGACCGCGGTCCGCGCGCCGCTGCGCTCCGGGCGCTCGACCGGATCGTGCGCGAGGCCTATGACTCCGGCCGCGGGTTCCGGCACATCGTGGGCGCCTCCACGGCGGTGACCGGGCTCCTGGACGATCAGGTCCACATGGCTCGGGCGCTGCTCGACGCATTCGAACACACCGGCAACGCCGCCTATCTCCGTGTCGCCGAAGAGACGATGGCCTACGTGATGGCTGAATTTGTCACGCCGGCAGGGGCGTTCTATGACGTCGCGGGCGGTGCCGCCCGCGAACGCGAAGCGCCGGGACTGGCCGTCCCGCACGTGCCCGCGCAGGACGCGCCGACGCCGGCCGGCAACGCCGTCGCGGTCATGGTGCTCGATCGCTTGTGGGCGGTCACGGGGAACGCCGCATACCGGGACGCCGCGGAGCGCGCGCTCCGGGCGTGCGCTCCGGGTGCGCTTGAGCACGGCTTGTTCGCCGCGACGCTCGCGTACGCGCTGGACGCGCACCTCGATCCGCCGCTTCACGTGGTCGTCGTGGGGCCGGGCGACGATCCGCGGACAGCGGCGCTCCACGACGCGGCGCTCACGACCTATCGGCCCGGCGTCATCGCGCATCTCTACGATCCGCGGACGGCCTCGGGGGTGCTGCCTGCGCCGGCGGCGGCGCTCGGCGCCGCGTCGGGACCGCCCCGGGGGTACGCGTGCACGGCGACCGCATGCGCGCCGCCGGAGGCGGACCCGGAGGCGCTGCGGACGACGATCCGCTCGTTCGGTCGGACCTCCGCGCCGTAG
- a CDS encoding amidohydrolase family protein, translating to MTGIETAMLLQDATVLSMVDPKTPSPVRADVLIEGGRIVCVAPGIPNDGIRRSVDLRGKYLLPGLIDAHCHITVSGGLVEEEVAYDPRVRVLRAARNAHRTLLAGITTIRDTCGLDDSDIVLRDAVHAGHLPGPRIVACGRMITMTGGHGWFYGQEADGPDAVRRAVRERIKARADWVKFMASGGFAEEGEQPAASQLDPDELDAGVREARKAGRRTCAHAHGASAIKNCLRAGIDTIEHASFLDREAIDLLLERGSFIVPTFSIYYKMKETGAAHHLMPYLIDLVNRSWDLKVASFLEAYRAGVPVAAGSDNGSPTAPHPDIATELEIFVRIGLGPYEALRAATVNAARLLDLHGEIGTIEVGKRADLTVLAADPLRDVSAVRSVDAVVQNGVLLGSRSGGDSSTAG from the coding sequence GTGACCGGGATCGAGACCGCGATGCTCCTCCAGGACGCGACCGTCCTGTCGATGGTCGACCCCAAGACGCCCTCGCCCGTGCGCGCCGATGTCCTGATCGAAGGCGGTCGGATCGTTTGCGTCGCGCCGGGTATTCCGAACGACGGCATCCGCCGTTCGGTGGACCTGCGGGGCAAGTACCTGCTGCCGGGATTGATCGACGCCCACTGCCACATCACGGTCAGCGGCGGCCTCGTCGAGGAGGAGGTCGCCTACGACCCCCGCGTGCGAGTGCTCCGCGCCGCGCGCAACGCCCACCGGACCCTGCTCGCGGGGATCACGACGATCCGAGACACCTGCGGGCTCGACGACAGCGACATCGTGCTGAGGGACGCCGTTCACGCGGGGCATCTGCCGGGGCCGCGGATCGTCGCGTGCGGCCGGATGATTACCATGACCGGCGGGCACGGCTGGTTCTACGGTCAGGAGGCGGACGGGCCGGACGCGGTCAGACGGGCGGTGCGGGAGCGGATCAAGGCGCGCGCGGACTGGGTGAAGTTCATGGCCAGCGGTGGGTTCGCGGAAGAGGGGGAGCAGCCGGCGGCCAGCCAGCTGGATCCGGACGAACTCGACGCCGGGGTGCGCGAGGCGCGAAAGGCCGGACGGAGGACGTGCGCACACGCTCACGGAGCGTCCGCGATCAAGAACTGCCTGCGGGCGGGGATCGATACGATCGAGCACGCGTCGTTCCTGGACCGCGAGGCGATCGACCTGTTGCTCGAGCGGGGCTCGTTCATCGTCCCCACGTTCTCGATCTACTACAAGATGAAGGAGACCGGCGCGGCGCACCACCTCATGCCCTACCTCATCGACCTGGTGAATCGTTCCTGGGATCTCAAGGTTGCGAGCTTCCTCGAGGCGTACCGGGCGGGCGTCCCCGTCGCGGCCGGCTCAGACAACGGATCGCCGACGGCGCCGCACCCCGATATCGCGACCGAGCTCGAGATCTTCGTGCGGATCGGTCTCGGCCCGTACGAGGCGCTCAGGGCCGCGACCGTGAACGCGGCGCGATTGCTCGACCTGCACGGGGAGATCGGGACGATTGAAGTCGGGAAGCGCGCGGACCTCACCGTGCTCGCGGCGGATCCGCTGCGGGACGTCTCGGCGGTGCGATCGGTGGACGCCGTCGTGCAGAACGGCGTATTGCTCGGGTCGCGCTCCGGCGGTGACTCGTCGACGGCGGGCTAG
- a CDS encoding amidohydrolase family protein, whose amino-acid sequence MAIASPEWQLVRAARLFDGTGAASVEHPTVVVHRGVIHGVYAGDAPRADWPADAPCVELPGHTLLPGLIDCHVHLNLPGDGTPFETTVREPDGTLLAMAMHNAQTALRAGITTLRDCGSMRDTSLELRRAQRLGYAVLPRLHLCRCPMTVTGGHCWYFGGEADGPEGVRHMVRRLVKAGVDYIKIMASGGGTVGTISSRPSYTVEELRAAVDEAHRLDRRVGIHCTCAAATRNAVAAGTDHIEHALFLTDDAGHQRFEPDVADAVARSATVTSTLGVGYFIVDALAGKPDVDASERAAVERWRRMNDANLDNARRMRGAGVRYVAGTDAGWRFTPFNGLAREIELLAEAGATRAEAIAAATSGAAAAMGIERETGTLREGLQADMIAVPGDPLVDLAALSRPAMVMLGGTVVART is encoded by the coding sequence ATGGCCATCGCCTCACCCGAGTGGCAGCTGGTGCGCGCGGCCCGGCTGTTTGACGGCACCGGCGCCGCGTCGGTCGAACACCCGACCGTTGTCGTGCACCGTGGCGTCATCCACGGGGTCTACGCCGGTGACGCGCCGCGCGCCGACTGGCCGGCTGACGCGCCGTGCGTGGAGCTTCCCGGGCACACGCTGCTGCCGGGGCTCATTGATTGTCACGTGCACCTCAACCTTCCCGGCGACGGCACGCCGTTCGAGACCACGGTGCGCGAGCCCGACGGCACGCTGCTCGCGATGGCGATGCACAACGCTCAGACGGCGCTCCGTGCCGGGATCACGACGCTGCGCGACTGCGGCAGCATGCGCGACACATCGCTCGAGCTCCGGCGGGCCCAGCGGTTGGGGTACGCCGTGCTGCCGCGGCTGCACTTGTGTCGCTGCCCGATGACCGTGACCGGCGGGCACTGCTGGTACTTCGGCGGTGAGGCCGACGGCCCCGAGGGCGTGCGCCACATGGTCCGGCGGCTCGTCAAAGCCGGCGTGGACTACATCAAGATCATGGCCAGCGGCGGCGGCACCGTGGGCACGATCTCATCGCGCCCCTCCTACACCGTCGAGGAATTGCGCGCCGCGGTGGACGAGGCCCACCGGCTGGACCGGCGCGTCGGGATCCACTGCACCTGCGCGGCGGCCACACGCAACGCCGTCGCCGCAGGCACGGACCATATCGAACACGCACTGTTCCTCACCGACGATGCCGGCCATCAGCGGTTCGAGCCGGACGTCGCCGATGCGGTCGCGCGCAGCGCCACCGTGACCTCGACGCTGGGGGTCGGGTACTTCATCGTGGACGCGCTTGCGGGGAAGCCGGACGTCGACGCCAGCGAGCGGGCCGCGGTCGAGCGGTGGCGGCGCATGAACGACGCCAATCTCGACAACGCACGCAGGATGCGCGGAGCGGGGGTGCGCTACGTCGCGGGCACCGACGCGGGGTGGCGATTCACCCCGTTCAACGGACTTGCGCGGGAGATCGAGTTGCTGGCCGAGGCCGGCGCCACGCGCGCCGAGGCGATCGCCGCCGCGACGTCCGGGGCAGCCGCTGCGATGGGCATCGAGCGCGAGACCGGGACGCTGCGGGAAGGGCTCCAGGCGGACATGATCGCGGTCCCGGGCGATCCCCTGGTGGACCTCGCGGCGCTGAGCCGGCCGGCGATGGTGATGTTGGGCGGAACGGTGGTCGCGCGCACGTGA